Genomic segment of Eleutherodactylus coqui strain aEleCoq1 chromosome 1, aEleCoq1.hap1, whole genome shotgun sequence:
TCATGACATATCCAGAGGCCTTTGGGAGGTCTCAAACTGCAATGGCATCCCATTGCATTGTGAGGGGGCTGATGGGTGAAACAGCCCCTCCCTCtgaaaccacttagatgccatggtcactaAATCTACCCTGCCATAAAAGGTGTATGGACAGGGTTAGAACTGTTAATTACTGCTGTAAAAAGGCATGTGCGTGGTCACTACATAGTTaataaatttgctgcattttggGCTGACCTTATGTCAGGAATTTAAAATTAGGCCTGCAGATATAGTTGCACTATAATCTAAGCCAATTTTTGGTAACTAAAAGTCAAAAGACAGAATAGCATACTCTTCTTGAATTTGCAAAagtttttaaatgcttttattacAGATGTGTCAgttgttcatagaatatactgtGAACATCTTAGACAAGCATTCATAAACTTTCGCAAATTAAAGAAGAGCATACTATCCTTTAGTTTGACTTTAGGTTACTTTTAGAGGTCATGACAGTGCGACCTTGGGATTTTTCCGCATGTTAATACCAATTGGGGTAGTGCTACCAATCTTTGCTTTAAGTGCTAATTTCTAGTGTAAATGATGCTAAATCTGTCAGTCCATATGAGAGCCCCATCGCCTCCTACTAAAATCACCAGATTTACAGTTAACTAATATTCTGTTTTTGCTGCACATGGCAGCTCCTAGGAGCAAGACTCTTAAATCTACAAAGTAAACACTACTACCTTTCCGACAACAGTGCAAACTAACTACAGTATGTAAGAACAGAAAATACCTACTCAAGGAGAATTTTATGTTTACCTTATACATGAATTGTGTATATCAAGGTGTTGcgcttaaaagggtattccagtaGAATAATAATATTGTtccctgctggatgtgcagcgtcccataggaagacctcggacacctgacatacatgaggagctgggagggtatagtgctgacgtgtcacggtggcacttatcaactccttcctggagggacacacacagccaaggccagagtaccACTACAGGCCACCAAAgacctaggatagggaatgccaatacacAGGATAATGGGGgatgtagttgtcacgggtgacgccaccattccttcacccaccggtatgaccctcggcggagaataaatgTAGCCTCAGACAATTTCTTAGTACCataggtccctaggaacggttagagtTCGTCAAACTTTTACTTGAAAAACTTTGaacaattattacaaggcagttTACTTAtatacttcacagtgcaggtaaaatgtcAGTCTTCATAAcgcagtacctccacacggctctcacAAGCTCAAAGATGCACATTTGTAAACAGTGATTATGTAACACACTTTTTGTCCTTGGCAAGTGAGTGTTATTTCCTGCTTTTTTATGTCTAAAAAGTTTAGAAAATGGCCAATATACCTTCCAAAGTTTGCTTTTATGCTCAGaaaattgaggttttttttattttgcatatcCCCATGTACATAAATGGGTaacaaattttaatttttttaaacagacaTCTAGATCAAAAGTAATGTTTATTTATACTTCAAAACAAATCCAATATTTAGAAATGTGTGATTCTTCTAGATTTACGATTGCACAGCACACCACTTTCCTGAATTAGTTCCCATATGTAGTCTCCCATCATGCTCTCATTGTACTGTCCTTGGTGTTGACGATCAAAGGCCATAATATCTTGGTGGAAGTGTTTGCCGTGCTCCTCTGAATATTCTCCCATGTTCCGCTTGAAGTGATTCAAATGAGCATCAAGGATATGGAGTTTTAGAGATATTCTGCAACCCATCTTGCCATAGTTCTTAACCAGAGTTTCAACCAGCTTCACATAGTTGTGTGCCTTGAGATTCCAAAGGAAGCCTTTAACTACTGCCACAAAGCTGTTCCAAGTTGCATTTTCATTTCTGGTCAGCTTCTTTTGGAATTCAGTGCACTTGATGAGCTTCTTTACCTGTGGTCCAATGAAAACACCGGCCTTGATTTTGGCCTCAGAGAGCTTTGGAAAGAGGTCTTCTAGGTGTTTGAAGGCTGCTGAGTCAGTGTCGAGAGCTTtgacaaactgtttcataagcccCAATTTGATGTGTAGTGGTGGCATCAACACCTTTGTAGTGTCCACCAGTGGCTCCCACttgccatttttctgtccagCTAAAAACTCCATTCTCAGTGGCCAGTCCCGCTTATGGTAGTGTGAATCAGTGTCCCTACTTTTCCAAAGGCAAAGATAGCAGGGGAACTTGGTAAAGCCACCTTGGAGACCAATCAGGAATGCCACCATTTTAAAATCTTCCACCAGTGCTCTTTATACCTCAGTCAGTGCAGTTAAATCTTCATGTTTTTATAGTCCACTTTGAAATGTACTGAATGCGCCAGGGAAAGAGAAGGTAACATGTTCCCATTATGAAGCGGGACAGCCTTGAGGCTCTTGCACGAACTGTCAATGAAAAGGCGCCATGCATTCTCACTGTATGTGATGCCGATTGCATCAAAAAGACCTCTCATGTcgtggcagaaatatagtccATCTTGACTTGTGAAGAAACTGTAAAAACATGGTGGCGGTTCCTCTGGTCTGTTACATGTAAACTTTCGTCCAAAAGGTTTCACTTCTTGAGCCTGGAGGTCAACAGCTCAGCATTAGATTTTGTGAGTCCAAGATCTCTAATCAAATCATTCAGGTCATGTTGATTCGGGAAATATGGCACTTTGTCCGCAGCAGTGTTGGTGAAATTAACATCTTCATCTCCTTCGCTGTCTGATTCGCTACTTTCATAGGAtcttaacagtttttttgctgctgGTGGAGTGGGCACTGGGAAATCTGAGCTGTGTGGCACTTGGGCGATTGATAAGGGAATGTCTGGATACACCACTGGTTGTGCATTTTTACCAGATTGGCGTTTTGAAGGGTCCACCATGCAGAAGTAACAGTTGCTTGTGTGGTCAGTAGGTTCCCTTCAAATTTGTGAAATTGCAAACCTCATGGCCCTTTTCTCTCCTCTGTACCATCCTGCAGAAGAACAAAATGAAATCAATGTAAAACTAAGACATCGTGAGCAACAACTACCTTAATTTTACTTTACCTTTTAGAGTTCTTTTGCAGTTCTCCCAGGTGAAATGAGGTAACCATGTTTTATCCTGATTGCCAACTGGCATTCCAAAATATGCCTTGTAGGCCTCACATATTCTCTGTGATGCTTGTACAGAGTACTTTTTCGCTCTTGTCTTGAGAAATTCACCACAGACATAGAAAAATGTGTCTACTGGATGTTTGCAGCTGCTTGAAGTCATTTTATTTACCTAGGTAAAGTATATATGTATCACAGCATGCAAATATATAacattatcacatacatgtaatgtaaaaatatgcaaattCTACATATGAATCCTGTCCTGTCCACAAAAGCAAACGTTTTACAGCATAATTGCCATTTTCTGTACTTTCTAGACACTGGGGAACAGGAAAACACAATTAATGCCCAAGGACAGAAACATTTGTTACATAGTGTTATTCTCTTTtatagtacctccacccagtctgGAAGACACAGGGGTGGGTCAATTAAAGGATGTACCTCTGCACAGTGATCTAAGCTCAagacggccgcgtaggaaaattAGTCAGTgaagtagtacctctgcactggccttgaaaagAAGCAGTCATTTACAATTATTCATTCTCTTACTCTtcgggggctcactccactcacatccaatcCACAAGCAGCACAAGCTatctctcctctgcctccatctccaccacaaggaagctgaaggtgcttccatgcggctctgtgttaggtgaaaCTCAGATAGCAGGCAGGATGGAACTTTTGCTACTCAGGAAGATGGAGTtcttttcctgctctcaaacattcctatttataccttctctgataccacgtgacatgacagacttgctACATTTACATGTAGGCTTTTGAATTTTAGAGACGTTAACCTCTTAAGCGCCGCAGATGTGTAACAAACATACTGTAAATGACAGGACAGGCTTgtgcagtgcatccacataggacaaacatgtattacatttatggaggggaccaggatgatttATCGAGCCACTGCAGATGTATATGTTAAAGGATATGTACAGTACTTACTAATGTAGATTCTATACTACAATTCAGTTCATCAGTGAGATTTTTATCTCACACACCCTGGGCCAGAAGTTTCCTAGCTGGTAATTTTCTTCAGCATGTTGGCTCAGTGTGGAGTATTCAGTTCCTCTTTCTGGGACACTATGTTAGATCTTACTGAGTGCTCCTCCCTTCTGGTTCACATCAGCAATTACATTTGCATTCATTCCCTTGGGAA
This window contains:
- the LOC136611675 gene encoding uncharacterized protein, encoding MVAFLIGLQGGFTKFPCYLCLWKSRDTDSHYHKRDWPLRMEFLAGQKNGKWEPLVDTTKVLMPPLHIKLGLMKQFVKALDTDSAAFKHLEDLFPKLSEAKIKAGVFIGPQVKKLIKCTEFQKKLTRNENATWNSFVAVVKGFLWNLKAHNYVKLVETLVKNYGKMGCRISLKLHILDAHLNHFKRNMGEYSEEHGKHFHQDIMAFDRQHQGQYNESMMGDYIWELIQESGVLCNRKSRRITHF